The Alosa alosa isolate M-15738 ecotype Scorff River chromosome 17, AALO_Geno_1.1, whole genome shotgun sequence genomic sequence TGTAAACTATGCTGCAGGCTCCACCCCAATGACATTGTCTGAAGTCAGGTTCCGCCCACAGAAGTGGGCATTGTCACATGATGTATCAGGTGACCATAAGCCACCAAGAAACCAGGAAAAGACAGTTACTGGAGAACAGCAAAGGAAGTTTACCCATAGGCTAAGGTTACTAGCCTATTAGACATGGTGAAACCAAGCTTATTACCTCTATATTGCCATATTCAACAGAATCTCCATAAAAGCCTGTttcaaagttgtgttttatctATGGCCTATGATAAACCTGGTTTAACGGGTCAACTAACTTTAAAGTTTGCCTAGATTTGTGTGTTAACGCCACTCCTTCCAGCAACTTGGCCATCTTAGTTTAATTTTCATGTCATTGATTACTTGTTTGCACAAATTAATGAGTGATTATTCAACATATAGGcttcaagtaggctactttacaggcctagcctactattactAGAGTATTACTAGATTACTACACGCTTGAAATCGCCTGTGTTATGTTAAGCTAATTGCATAGTATTTAAGCACTTCTCGACTAATGTCCCCCTATACAGACTATAGGGACACCCTCCCCCAACATTTTGGCGGTTTGGCTGCACTCCCTTTTCCACTCTCGCACTCCGGTCTCATCAGACTCAAGTCCCCAAATAGACTATAGGAACGatccccacacccaccccagaTGCTTTTGGCGGCTCAGTTTTACAACTAGGCTATATCAGCACTTTTGTATTCCATAGGTTTAGTCTAAAAACATTTCTAATTGATGATACCGAatataaacaattaaattaatgaaaataaaaatgtattaatttcggttattttatttcaaacaacGCAAGAGATTCACGCCCAATCAGCAGCTTATCTATCCCAGCGTCCTTTCTTCTACAACAAGAAGTACTTTGACAAAGCCATTTTGATGAAACCAGGGAGTAGGTGAacgtggaggaggagaggacacgGTGTGCTGTAAATGTAAGTTTAATGTTCTGTCTTGTATTGCTTTATACTTGAGAAACATATTTTTGATAGAACAGCAGGGTAGTTCTTGTTGCTACGTTATAATCGCATTAACGTTAGGTTAGTTACTGGATACGAGTCTTACACCACTCCGCTGGTACTACGGTAGTAAGTGTTGAATTAATGCGATGTATAACGttatacttttacttttgaCGGCTTTGATCCTCGAAGCCTGCATGCTTAAACCATGTAACGTTTCAGCAAGCCAACTACCAAATGTTATTAAGATGGCAAGCAAACGAAGTTCGCGACGCTAGCAAATTTGCCTACAAATAGAGGCGTTAGCATAGATGGTCTAACAGGGGACATGTCTGCACGCTGGCAAGTTCACCTTAACGTTGCCTGAAAAACCAGACAGcatgctaatgaagtaaacaCGTTAGCAAGCTAACAAAGTTATCAAAAAAAGTAGAGACCTTGCTACTGTTAATAAGTCAATACTTTAGCGAGCTATCATAATGACAAAGTAGCTTAACAGCCTAGTTATACAGACATTAGGCTAACGTTAGAGATATTAAGTTCTTTTCCCCCCATGATGTCAGTCTTATATTCTTCTATTATTATCTCCTTAGATATTACTTGTTGAGCATGTGAAATGACAAGGTAAGCATTTCAAATTTGTATTCCTATGGTCATGCTTATTCCAGATTAAATTTGGGCTAACATATTGATGTATAATATGTATTAGACTATTATTAGTGTAATGGTGTAAAATGCATGCTTTTCTTTTCTATTGCACAGTACCAACTCGAGAGGTTCTTAAAACGAATTTTAGTTTTATACCAGCATCACTCAAAGTGTGAATCCCTCTATGATAAAATGGTATAGTTGACAGCTACACCTCATTAGTTTGCACATCACAGTAATGTTCCTGTTTGACAATTCTCTAAATAAATTGTGTATGGGATGAGGCAAAATTGTAATATAAAAGGATGATGTTGCTCTTATTAAATCAATAATAGACCATTTAATGCAATGAACTGCTATAGACCCAGGACTTGGAGATGGAGGCATACTGTAGATGACTGTTACTGTTTGCCTGTGTGCCATGTGAAGAAAGAGCAATCATTGTTCATATGCAATAAAAACATTCTTGAGAAAATGTCTTATGGGCATGAATAGCGGAATTAGATGATCATTTCATagcttatactgtatgtttgttaCAGGCAACCATGGGGAAGCAGGAGAAGCGATGCAGAATCGATACAAAGCGGAAGGCCCAAAAAAGAACAACAAAAGTACGAAATGTAAGTAATTTACATTCTAAACATGTTAAATCACCCAGTGTTTACTCCAGGAGACGTGTTGTGTGCTACAGGTGTGAACACAAAACTCGGAAATATGTTTGGACCTGATTCTCCTTATATTGTCCGGTCTTATGTGATGGCTATATATTTGATTCTCTGTATATTGTCTGGTAATATGTGATTGCTATATACACTATATTTCCAAAAGTATTGGGTCACCTGCCTTGACCCCGATATGAACTTCAGTCACATCCTATTCTTAATCCATAGTCCTGATGGCCATGGAAAGAGGGTGCTTAATGGACTACAAAGGAAAGAATTTagatgaaattgaaattgatccCAATGGTAATTATAATGTTCAAGGTTAATGTTAATCTCACTATGATTTATACATTTAGTAGATTTCACAAGTTTCTGATTGGTGTGCTTTAGAAACAATTCCAGAGGAGAGTGACCATTCAGAAAGCGAACTGACGGGCGAAGAACTAAGCCCACCTTCTACATCCTACCTACCTTCAGCTGCTAAGAAACGTACGTATTAAGGGtaacagtgtttcctctacatttatttcagcatggcggccccccattgtttaattaataccgccacggtatcagaatcagggcagacgcacatttgctttttaaataatcctgcgacgtatcctcccctgctggctgccgctcacattgcaatttaacaataagtagcctaaactagtcagaggttattatggcccgtccagtttcagtttacatattatatattgtattgatgtagcctatttaaagcattaactttcttctcagtgtttcctcttcatttagcagtgccactgcttcagaattaggggaCGCCAAAAATATTGTCCTGAAGCATAGTACtagtaggctaaatgccctccGCTGGTTGCTGAAAAATTGCAGTTtaagaataaacagcaatgctaatccgaggtacctgccgccactgttaaaaaaaaatctagcggAAAAACTGGGTAATATGAATGCTTGCAGGTTGTCTTGAAGGTGTTGAACATGATGCTGATTTTAATGTCTGAAACGCAGGAACTTCAAAGAAGAAACAGTGCATGCAATCAGAGGACGAGTCCGAG encodes the following:
- the LOC125311026 gene encoding topoisomerase 1-associated factor 1-like — protein: MAMERGCLMDYKGKNLDEIEIDPNETIPEESDHSESELTGEELSPPSTSYLPSAAKKRTSKKKQCMQSEDESEDPGSAAKKRTSKKKHCMQSEDESEDPGSATKKRTSKMKSQSKCDEMNSDVPDAASKTSCRKEKTMESRRNLRC